Proteins encoded within one genomic window of Rhododendron vialii isolate Sample 1 chromosome 1a, ASM3025357v1:
- the LOC131329105 gene encoding uncharacterized protein LOC131329105, protein MSEKIVGSEERYTPLKKMCWAFVWASKKLRHYMLAYSVSLISRTDLIKYMFEKLALTHKLACWLLLLAEFDLQYITRKLVKGCAVAEFLVDHSIDGQEDVDFTFPDEEVLTMVEVVWALYFDGAANQKGFGLGVLLITPVDAQIPLAFKLNFDVTNNQAEYEALIIGMEAAIALGVEKLEVIGDSNLVVSQANGDWKVREEKLKSYYQDLEELIPCFNKRELSYDQL, encoded by the exons ATGAGTGAGAAGATAGTAGGATCCGAGGAGCGCTATACTCCTTTGAAAAAGATGTGTTGGGCGTTTGTTTGGGCCTCCAAAAAGCTGAGGCACTACATGTTGGCTTATTCGGTGAGTCTAATTTCTCGGACGGATCTTATCAAGTATATGTTTGAGAAACTTGCGCTTACTCATAAGTTAGCGTGTTGGTTGCTTTTGCTGGCGGAGTTCGATCTCCAATACATCACAAGGAAATTAGTGAAAGGATGTGCTGTGGCAGAATTTCTGGTTGACCACTCGATTGATGGACAAGAGGACGTGGATTTCACCTTCCCTGATGAAGAAGTTTTAACGATGGTCGAGGTGGTTTGggcgctctattttgatggggctgctaatcagaaaggatttgggctTGGAGTACTGTTAATCACGCCTGTCGATGCTCAAATTCCGCTTGCTTTCAAGTTAAACTTTGATGTCACtaataatcaagctgagtatgaggccttgATCATTGGAATGGAGGCTGCAATTGCTCTTGGAGTCGAAAAGCTCGAAGTAATCGGAGATTCAAACCTGGTagtctctcaagccaatggagattggaaggttcgtgaggaaaaacTGAAGTCTTAttaccaagatttggaagaactgattccttgCTTCAATAAG cGGGAGTTAAGCTACGACCAATTGTGA